Within the Candidatus Ozemobacteraceae bacterium genome, the region TCGCGATCTCGTCGAGCCTGTCCTTCGTATATATTTTATGATATGCATAAACCGTGCACACGTCGGGATTGCCTGGATCGTTCCGGCGGACGCGCTGCGGATCGGTGATCATGACGTGGATCTTCTGCTTGAGGGTTTCGGGCGTCTCGCGGAGCTCGATCGAGTTGTTGTACGATTTGCTCATCTTGCGGTTGTCGATGCCCAGCAGGACGGGGATATCAGACAGCACCTCGGCCGGCTCGGGAAAGATGTCGCCGAACACGCCGTTGAACCGGCGGACGATCTCGCGGGTGAGCTCGAGATGCGGCAACTGGTCTCGACCCACCGGCACCGCTTCCGCTTTATAGCAGATGATATCGGCCGTCATCAGGACGGGATACATCAGCTTTCCGAGCGAGGTGCCATCGCGGCTCGCCTCGTCGCGAACCTGGTCTTTGAAGGTGGGGCACCGCTCGAGCCAACCGAGCGGGGTGTACATGCTGAGGATCGTGTTCAGCTCGGCATGCTGGGGCATGGCCGACTGGCGGAAGATGACGGACTTCTCGGGGTCGATGCCGACGCTCATGAAATCGACGACCATATCGGTGATGTATCGGGGCAGTTCGTCGATCTTCAGGCGATCCGTGAACGCATGCCAGACGGCGGCGAAAAAGTAGCAGTCATACTGGTCCTGGAGTTTCACCCACGTCCGGAGGGTGCCCTCGAGGTGGCCGAGATGCAGGGAACCGGTGGTCCGCATGCCGCTGACAAGTCGTTTCTTCGCCATGATACGAGTTCAACTCCGTTGTGTCATATATAATGCTATATAATATTATTCGAGACTTCTGATGGCGTCTTCCGCCGCCTCGCGCGTTTCAGGGTCGGGATCGAGGATCAGGACGCGGCGCCAGTGGTCGATCGCCTGCGTGCGCTCGTCGAGCTTGTACCAGGCGACGCCGATATTGAATTCGGCCTCGTAATACTTCGGGTCGAGCTCGATCGCCTTTTCCCACCATTTCAGGGCGCCGCGCCAGTCTTCGCGTTTCTCCCGGATGTTGCCGAGGGTGAAGAAAAGCGTGCTGTCCTGGAATCCACGCGCGTAAAGATCGGTGAGAAGCCTGTCGGCCCGATCGTACTGGCGGTCGAAATACCAACACCTGGCAAGGAACAGCAGGTCCTTGTTGCCGAGACTGCCGCGCTCGGCATACGGTTCGAGCATCTTCTGCGCCAGGCCGTATTGCGAGAGTTCGAAGGCCTGGCGGGCGAGTTCCAGCGCGTCTTCCTTCTCGAGCCGCGACGTATCGCCTATTCGGGCGATCGCGTCGCCGGCCCCCTCCGTATCGCCAAGGCGGCGCCTGACCATCGCCTGCAGGAGGGAGATTCTCGGTTCGCCCGGGAAGGCGACGACCGCCTTCTCGATGAGGCTTCGCGCGGCTTCGAGCCGCTCGGCCTCGATCAGGAATTTCACGAGCTTCACGGTCCCGTCGATGGGCGGAAGAGACGACGCGCTCTGTTCCATCAGTTTGCCGAGATCCGGGTCGCACAGAACGGCGAGCTCGGAAACTTGTTCGTTTTTCATCACAAGACGGGGAGCGGCGACGTCGGCGGCATCGACCGTGAAACACAACGTTCCGCGGCTCTGCGTTCCCGGGCTCATATCGAACGGCCTGGCGAGACAGTCGGGATTTTCCATGGCGGCGGGGGAATAGGTTCCGCTCATCCTCAGGGTATAGTCCTTGAGCGGATCGACCGCAAACGAACGGGTTCCGGTGTTCACGAAGGTAAGCTGGATTTCGACCTTGTCCTGCTTCGCCCCGGTACCGAGGCCGCCGGTGAACGGCGTACGCCGAAACTCGTTCACGCAGACGACGATCCCGTCGGGGCCGATGACGTCTTCACCCTGCAGGAACAGGGCGGCCGCAGCGGCGGCGGGAAAGAGGCCGCACGAGCTCAGGAGTACGAGGGCAGCCGGGACAAAGGTTCGAAAAGCCGATCGTAACGACATGGCGTTCATGGTAGCACATTCCTGGCCGCCATGAAATAGAGCGAGGAATGAAAATTCAGAGCGCTCCGGCCACCCGATTCCAGTCCGGCGTATTTGCCTGCGGGAGTTCGAAACCGGGCCTAGCGAGAAGGAGCAGAAAATCGTAATCATTTCTGCCCGTATCGACGGCTTTTATTCTCAGGACGGATCTCGGGAACCGCGTGGCGAAGACCTCACGAAGCCGGCCGGCGACGTGTTCGTCGTGCCAGAGTGGCGGAAGATCGTCTCCCGACCAGGTGACGGCGACATACGCGGCTTTTCCGGCCTTGGAGAGCATCGCCGAAGCATCGCATCCCGTCTTCCAGTCGTAGATCCACCCCTTCCTGGCCCTGTCGATTTCGTCCTTTGCGGCCTGCAGATCGGCATTTCCGCGGCACCAGGCGTGAAACATCACGTCGTGATCGCTTTCGAGCCGCTTTCTGCCGCAGAATGTCAGCGGAATGACGTAGAGGTCTGCCTCGACCTCGTCTCCGAGTTCGTCGATCGGCATGTTCAGGCAGAAGATTTTTTCGGCCGCGCTGACAAGCTGGCTCTCGCAGCGGCGGATCATCATATCGAGGAGCTCGTCCGGCGGGACCGACGGGGCGACGCCCGACGCCGCCATCGTGATCCAGGCGGCGATGACGTTGTAGATGCCGGCTTGGAACAACTCGCTCTGCGTCGCCTTTGAAATTTCGAACGCCGCCTCGCGCCAATAGTGCAGGTAATCGAGTTGCTGGGCATCGAACAGCCTGTGCTGCCACGACAGGAAGGGGTTCGTCTCTTTCCTGAACGGCTTGTCGAGGGTCCGAATGAACTTGCGCCGGTTCGGCTCGGTCAGCTTTTCGAAGCCGTTCGCGAGGAGGGCGCGAAGGATGACGGCCCGGCTTTCCACGGGATCGTTGACGTACATCCTGATGCCGAGGCGCTTGAACCACAGAAGCGAGTGCGGCCGCGGTGAGATCGGCAGGAAGATGGATTTCACGGCGTCCGGGGGGAGGGATTCGAGGATCCAGGAGGGCTGGAAACGGATCACGGCCGCCCCTCCGGCGCCGACGAGGCGGCCGAGCAGACGGCTTCGCGGGCACGCACGACGACGGGATCGAAATGAAGCCCCGACTGGATGCCGAGCTCGACCCGGATCTGTTCGGGATTGAGGGCTTTGCGATACGACCTCGCCACCTTCATCGAGGCGGCGGCGTCGACGACCGCGAGGATTCGCGCCGCAAGAGGGATCTCATCGCCCACAAGGTGGTCGGGATACCCGCTACCGTCCCATTTTTCATGGTGCCAGCGAATGATGCTCGGAACGTCCTCCGTCACCGGCACGTGGCGGCGCAGAGCAAGTTCGCCGAGAAGCGGGTGGGTTTTCACGAGAAACCATTCGTCGGCGTTCAGCGCTCGAGGCTGCTTGACGATTTCGCGCGGGATGTTCGCCATGCCGCAATCGTGAAGGAGACACGCGATATGAAGGGAGGCGATCGTCCGCTCGTCGAGTTTCAAGTGCCTGGCGATCGCCCGAGCCTCGCGCGCCATGTCCGTCGCGTGCGGTTCCGCGTATCCCTCGACCGAATCGATGATGCCGGATATGCCGGCTAGAAAGGTCAGGTCTGGAATCTGCTGCATCTGCAGGCGCTCCTGCAGATCGAAATACCGCCACGCAAGCCAGGTGCATGCGACGGCGAGGGCGAGATTGAGGATGTAGATCGCCATTTGAAGAGATCAGAAGCCGAAGTTGGC harbors:
- the trpS gene encoding tryptophan--tRNA ligase, which gives rise to MAKKRLVSGMRTTGSLHLGHLEGTLRTWVKLQDQYDCYFFAAVWHAFTDRLKIDELPRYITDMVVDFMSVGIDPEKSVIFRQSAMPQHAELNTILSMYTPLGWLERCPTFKDQVRDEASRDGTSLGKLMYPVLMTADIICYKAEAVPVGRDQLPHLELTREIVRRFNGVFGDIFPEPAEVLSDIPVLLGIDNRKMSKSYNNSIELRETPETLKQKIHVMITDPQRVRRNDPGNPDVCTVYAYHKIYTKDRLDEIANGCRTAGIGCRDCKNILFERLEGVLGTIREKRAGIESRPDLVRDVLAAGEAKARETAEATMNEVRRAMGFIS
- a CDS encoding tetratricopeptide repeat protein: MNAMSLRSAFRTFVPAALVLLSSCGLFPAAAAAALFLQGEDVIGPDGIVVCVNEFRRTPFTGGLGTGAKQDKVEIQLTFVNTGTRSFAVDPLKDYTLRMSGTYSPAAMENPDCLARPFDMSPGTQSRGTLCFTVDAADVAAPRLVMKNEQVSELAVLCDPDLGKLMEQSASSLPPIDGTVKLVKFLIEAERLEAARSLIEKAVVAFPGEPRISLLQAMVRRRLGDTEGAGDAIARIGDTSRLEKEDALELARQAFELSQYGLAQKMLEPYAERGSLGNKDLLFLARCWYFDRQYDRADRLLTDLYARGFQDSTLFFTLGNIREKREDWRGALKWWEKAIELDPKYYEAEFNIGVAWYKLDERTQAIDHWRRVLILDPDPETREAAEDAIRSLE
- a CDS encoding HD domain-containing phosphohydrolase; protein product: MAIYILNLALAVACTWLAWRYFDLQERLQMQQIPDLTFLAGISGIIDSVEGYAEPHATDMAREARAIARHLKLDERTIASLHIACLLHDCGMANIPREIVKQPRALNADEWFLVKTHPLLGELALRRHVPVTEDVPSIIRWHHEKWDGSGYPDHLVGDEIPLAARILAVVDAAASMKVARSYRKALNPEQIRVELGIQSGLHFDPVVVRAREAVCSAASSAPEGRP